The Vibrio sp. SNU_ST1 genome has a segment encoding these proteins:
- a CDS encoding DUF2947 domain-containing protein produces MSYTTLDEYQRKWIFTHQSMPLPAEDLEKIKPMTQARASQFWKENVSPQSPDAERLSSQDWPSKASNWNEEISWMANWEADEPEMPEEILNFIDWQDDVTVYFCYEKYNVLETKWSVFKKHWKNFLFYDDGPILLGRRRSEALWFATNGTVKIGNRA; encoded by the coding sequence ATGTCATACACAACTTTGGACGAATACCAAAGAAAATGGATTTTTACTCACCAGTCAATGCCACTACCCGCTGAAGATTTGGAAAAGATAAAACCAATGACACAGGCGAGAGCATCTCAGTTTTGGAAAGAGAACGTGAGCCCTCAAAGCCCGGATGCAGAAAGACTAAGTTCGCAAGACTGGCCAAGTAAAGCGTCTAACTGGAATGAAGAGATCAGCTGGATGGCAAATTGGGAAGCCGATGAGCCTGAAATGCCAGAAGAAATCCTTAACTTCATTGATTGGCAAGATGACGTAACTGTTTATTTTTGCTATGAAAAATACAATGTACTTGAAACCAAATGGTCGGTTTTCAAGAAGCATTGGAAAAACTTTTTGTTCTACGATGATGGCCCTATTTTACTAGGTCGCCGTCGTTCAGAAGCACTTTGGTTTGCTACAAATGGTACGGTTAAAATTGGCAACCGTGCTTAA
- the rimJ gene encoding ribosomal protein S5-alanine N-acetyltransferase yields MEDSSTQQRIDKRDGNLILRTAEIYDANMISEYFQVNREYLKPWEPTREDAFFDRADWAQRLIKLNELHKLGLGYYCLLINADSNEMLGTISFSNLSRFPFYACNVGYSLAEHAQGHGYMRRGLSMAKDYMFDVQNMHRLMAGYMPHNERSAGVLEHLGFVREGFAKDYLQINGKWEDHVLTALVNPNWEDRRNA; encoded by the coding sequence ATGGAAGATTCGAGTACGCAGCAACGTATTGATAAACGTGATGGTAACCTAATTTTACGAACGGCTGAGATCTATGATGCGAACATGATCAGTGAGTACTTTCAGGTGAACAGAGAGTACCTTAAGCCTTGGGAACCGACCCGAGAAGATGCGTTCTTTGACAGAGCGGATTGGGCTCAACGGCTGATTAAGTTAAACGAACTCCATAAATTGGGGCTAGGCTATTATTGCTTGTTGATTAATGCCGATTCAAATGAAATGTTAGGGACTATCTCATTTAGTAATTTGTCACGTTTCCCGTTCTACGCGTGCAACGTAGGTTATTCACTTGCAGAGCATGCTCAAGGGCACGGGTACATGCGCAGAGGCCTGAGCATGGCGAAAGACTACATGTTTGATGTGCAGAACATGCACCGCTTAATGGCGGGCTATATGCCTCACAATGAACGCAGTGCGGGTGTACTAGAACATCTTGGTTTTGTTCGAGAAGGTTTTGCTAAAGACTACCTACAGATCAACGGTAAATGGGAAGACCATGTACTGACCGCGTTAGTTAACCCAAACTGGGAAGACAGACGCAATGCTTAG
- the tyrR gene encoding transcriptional regulator TyrR, protein MRLEVLCEDRLGLTRELLDILASKSIDLRGIEIDVKGIIYLNCPDINFDAFSELMAEIRRISGVKDVRKIQFMPSERHNTELIALLANLPDPVIAIDLKGSVDMANHAALNLFNKQEDEVIGEPLATFVPSFNFARWIEGDVTRHREVVVLDGLDFSIEILPIYLGGDVNEAVLASAVMTIRSCNQEMNAPDAIPEQNNLGFEHFVGVSNRHKALISQAKKLAMLDQPLLIEGDTGTGKEMLAKSCHNRSNRSSFPFLILSCASMPDDVAETELFGHAPGSFNHEQGHKGIFEQANGGTVFLDEIGEMSPHLQIKLLRFLQDGSFRRVGEEEEMHADVRIIASTRHRLSELADSGSFREDLFYRLNVLTLSIPALRERSNDVAPLLELFVAKYAQQLGMLKPKLTQELIDQLGNYQWPGNIRQLDNMVLRALTELDSDTLTVEQFHLPQLDTMTAGMANLSLDGSLDEIMKDYESQILEKLYQSFPSSRKLAKRLNVSHTSIANKLRDYGIRKS, encoded by the coding sequence GTGCGTCTTGAAGTATTGTGTGAAGACAGACTCGGCTTAACGCGTGAGTTGCTCGATATCTTGGCCTCAAAAAGCATTGATTTACGAGGAATCGAAATTGATGTTAAAGGTATTATTTACCTAAATTGCCCGGATATTAATTTTGATGCTTTTAGTGAACTTATGGCTGAAATTCGCCGAATTTCAGGTGTGAAGGATGTACGCAAAATCCAGTTTATGCCAAGCGAAAGGCATAACACAGAGCTGATTGCTCTGCTGGCAAACCTACCTGACCCCGTGATTGCGATTGACCTTAAAGGCTCAGTCGACATGGCGAACCACGCTGCATTGAACCTCTTCAACAAGCAAGAAGACGAAGTGATCGGTGAACCACTAGCGACGTTCGTTCCTAGCTTTAACTTCGCTCGTTGGATTGAAGGCGATGTAACGCGTCACCGGGAAGTCGTGGTGCTAGATGGCCTAGATTTCTCTATTGAAATTCTGCCAATTTATCTAGGTGGTGATGTGAACGAGGCGGTACTGGCGAGTGCAGTAATGACGATTCGTTCTTGTAACCAAGAGATGAACGCACCAGACGCCATCCCTGAACAGAACAACCTAGGTTTTGAACACTTTGTTGGTGTCTCTAATCGCCATAAAGCCTTGATCAGCCAAGCTAAGAAACTGGCTATGCTAGATCAACCTCTGCTTATTGAAGGGGATACAGGCACGGGTAAAGAGATGCTGGCGAAATCGTGTCATAACCGTTCAAATCGATCGTCTTTTCCATTCTTGATTCTAAGCTGTGCATCGATGCCTGATGACGTAGCAGAAACGGAATTGTTTGGACATGCACCGGGCTCATTCAACCATGAGCAAGGTCATAAAGGCATCTTCGAACAAGCGAATGGCGGTACGGTATTTTTAGATGAAATCGGCGAAATGAGCCCGCATCTACAAATCAAACTGCTACGTTTCTTGCAAGATGGTTCATTCCGTCGTGTTGGTGAAGAAGAAGAGATGCACGCGGATGTCCGTATTATCGCATCAACGCGCCATCGCCTTTCTGAATTAGCCGACTCGGGCTCGTTTCGTGAAGATCTGTTCTACCGCTTGAATGTACTGACTTTATCGATTCCTGCTTTGCGTGAACGTTCAAACGATGTTGCGCCATTACTGGAGCTATTCGTTGCAAAGTACGCACAGCAGTTAGGTATGTTGAAACCAAAGCTGACTCAAGAACTAATCGACCAATTAGGTAACTACCAATGGCCGGGCAATATTCGTCAGTTAGACAACATGGTTCTACGTGCACTAACAGAGTTGGATTCAGATACGCTAACGGTTGAGCAATTCCACCTGCCACAGCTTGACACTATGACTGCTGGAATGGCGAACTTAAGCTTAGACGGCTCGCTTGACGAGATCATGAAAGACTATGAATCTCAGATTTTAGAGAAGCTTTACCAGTCATTCCCATCAAGCCGTAAGCTTGCTAAACGTCTGAATGTTTCTCACACGTCAATAGCGAATAAACTTCGCGATTACGGCATCAGAAAGAGCTGA
- a CDS encoding YcjF family protein encodes MSELKTKQVFDEPMKTSFDEPDKNEVTPDLGAQQLFTEQEKFVPVAPQVETDLDGEAEQQLEQVIRPSKKKKWFGTGLLVAFSGLVGWQAIDSVITAIQTSDWLALGWAGFIAAIASLGLGAIGKELWKLRSLKDHFNVQEQSEELLQSQSVGKGKAFCEHIAKQGGIVAESPAYDKWRNSINPAHSDAEVLDMYDALVVAQQDKVATQIVTKFSTESAALVAVSPLAAADMLLVAWRNFTMIDKLADVYGIELGYWSRIKLFKLVLINMAAAGASELAIDASMDLVSMDLAGKVSARAGQGLGVGILTARLGLKAMTLLRPMPWHNERKVKLSDLRKAVLSEIKRITLK; translated from the coding sequence ATGAGTGAGTTAAAAACGAAACAAGTCTTTGATGAACCGATGAAGACCTCTTTCGATGAGCCGGATAAGAATGAAGTTACCCCAGATTTGGGTGCCCAACAGCTATTCACGGAACAAGAGAAATTTGTCCCCGTCGCGCCACAAGTGGAAACTGACCTTGATGGTGAAGCTGAGCAGCAACTGGAACAAGTGATTCGACCGAGCAAAAAGAAGAAGTGGTTTGGAACGGGTTTACTTGTCGCTTTCTCCGGTTTAGTCGGTTGGCAAGCGATTGACTCTGTCATTACCGCGATTCAAACCTCAGACTGGCTCGCGTTAGGTTGGGCTGGCTTTATTGCTGCAATCGCTTCATTAGGCTTGGGTGCAATAGGCAAAGAGCTGTGGAAGCTGCGTTCGCTGAAAGACCATTTCAACGTTCAAGAGCAGAGTGAAGAGCTACTTCAGAGCCAAAGTGTCGGTAAAGGCAAAGCGTTCTGTGAACACATTGCGAAGCAGGGCGGTATTGTCGCCGAATCACCCGCTTATGATAAGTGGCGAAACAGCATTAACCCTGCGCACAGCGATGCTGAAGTCTTGGATATGTATGATGCGCTCGTTGTTGCCCAACAAGATAAAGTGGCAACTCAAATTGTCACTAAGTTCTCGACCGAATCGGCCGCTTTGGTTGCCGTGAGCCCATTGGCGGCTGCGGATATGTTGCTGGTAGCGTGGCGTAATTTCACCATGATAGACAAGCTTGCTGATGTGTATGGCATTGAGCTTGGCTACTGGTCTCGTATTAAGCTATTTAAACTGGTGTTAATCAACATGGCAGCAGCGGGAGCCAGTGAACTCGCGATTGATGCAAGTATGGACCTTGTCTCGATGGATCTTGCAGGTAAAGTCTCTGCAAGAGCAGGGCAGGGGCTCGGTGTCGGCATCCTCACAGCGAGGCTGGGCTTAAAAGCCATGACATTGCTGCGTCCTATGCCTTGGCATAATGAGCGAAAAGTAAAACTATCCGACCTTCGCAAAGCCGTCCTTTCTGAAATAAAGCGCATTACCCTAAAGTAA
- a CDS encoding YcjX family protein: MKHLTQEMSDFISRGTDSHIRVAVTGLSRAGKTAFITSLVNQLLHTSTHKNLPLLASARDGRIIGAKRIPQHNMMIPRFSYDEAMESLNAQPPEWPVPTRDVSEIRLAIKYKPAKGAKKLLSKNSTLYLDIVDYPGEWLLDLPLLDMDFDTWSQSQFAALKGDRETYSRQWNTMRGDIDLLAEAEEKKLVAIADSYTQYLHTCKDNGLHWVQPGRFVLPGELEGAPVLQFFPCIAPEGKFSKTSNYAVLKARYEEYQQKVVKAFYKNHFATFDRQIVLVDCLQPLNAGYDSFMDMRGALEQLLKSFKYGRSNILRRLFAPKIDKILFAATKADHVTPDQHPNLVSLLQQMVHPAWQQAAFEHIDMSCMSIASIQATSAGYISSGSDNVPALQGVTLDNVPQTMYPGEVPRKLPNKQYWETNQFDFTSFRPIEQHSDEPCQHLRVDKVLEYLIGDKLK; encoded by the coding sequence ATGAAACACCTAACTCAAGAAATGAGTGACTTTATAAGCAGAGGAACGGATTCTCATATTCGAGTAGCGGTCACGGGGCTTTCTCGTGCGGGTAAGACAGCATTCATTACTTCGCTGGTTAATCAGCTTCTTCATACGTCTACCCATAAAAATCTACCACTGCTCGCATCGGCGAGAGATGGCCGAATTATTGGCGCAAAGCGCATTCCACAACACAACATGATGATTCCACGTTTTTCTTATGATGAAGCGATGGAGTCGTTGAATGCACAGCCCCCAGAATGGCCGGTGCCAACGCGTGATGTCAGTGAGATTCGTCTAGCAATCAAATATAAGCCTGCCAAAGGTGCAAAAAAGCTGCTGAGTAAAAACAGCACCCTTTATCTCGATATTGTCGATTACCCGGGTGAGTGGTTACTGGACTTACCTTTGCTAGATATGGACTTCGATACCTGGAGTCAATCTCAGTTTGCCGCATTGAAAGGCGACAGAGAAACCTACTCGCGACAGTGGAACACAATGCGTGGCGACATTGACTTGCTAGCCGAAGCCGAAGAAAAGAAACTGGTCGCGATTGCCGATAGCTATACTCAGTACCTCCATACTTGTAAGGATAACGGATTGCACTGGGTTCAACCGGGTCGATTCGTTCTGCCGGGTGAGCTTGAAGGCGCACCTGTGCTGCAATTTTTCCCGTGCATCGCGCCCGAGGGTAAGTTTTCAAAAACAAGTAACTATGCGGTTTTAAAAGCGCGTTATGAAGAGTATCAACAGAAGGTCGTGAAAGCGTTCTACAAGAACCACTTTGCGACGTTCGATAGACAAATCGTGCTGGTGGACTGCTTACAGCCGCTCAATGCGGGCTATGACTCTTTCATGGACATGCGTGGTGCGTTAGAGCAGTTATTGAAGAGTTTTAAGTACGGGCGAAGCAATATACTAAGACGCTTGTTTGCTCCGAAGATTGACAAGATCTTGTTCGCAGCAACTAAGGCTGACCACGTGACACCGGATCAACATCCGAACTTGGTATCGCTGTTACAACAGATGGTGCATCCGGCTTGGCAACAGGCGGCGTTTGAACACATCGACATGAGTTGCATGAGCATCGCGTCTATTCAAGCGACGAGCGCAGGCTACATTTCGTCGGGTTCAGACAATGTCCCCGCACTGCAAGGTGTGACTTTAGATAATGTTCCTCAAACCATGTATCCGGGAGAGGTACCGCGTAAACTGCCAAACAAACAGTATTGGGAAACCAACCAGTTTGATTTCACAAGCTTTAGGCCGATTGAACAGCACTCTGACGAGCCTTGTCAGCATCTGAGAGTCGACAAGGTCTTAGAGTATCTCATTGGCGATAAGTTGAAGTAA
- a CDS encoding fumarate hydratase — MTVIRKQDVISSVADALQYISYYHPLDFVQALEKAYEKEESQAAKDAIAQILINSRMSAEGHRPICQDTGIVTCFVNIGMDVRWETDQTVQEMVDEGVRQAYNNPDNPLRASVLMDPAGKRINTKDNTPAVVHINMVPGNQVEIQIAAKGGGSENKTKMVMLNPSDDIAEWVEKTLPTMGAGWCPPGMLGIGIGGTAEKAAVLAKESLMEHIDIQELIDKGPENAEEELRLDIFNRVNKLGIGAQGLGGLTTVVDVKIKTAPTHAASKPVCLIPNCAATRHVHFTLDGSGPAELTPPKLEEWPDITWEAGANTRRVNLDEITKEDVQEWKTGETVLLSGKILTGRDAAHKRIQGMLESGEGLPEGVDLKGKFIYYVGPVDAVGDEAVGPAGPTTSTRMDKFTDMMLEETGIMGMIGKAERGPATVESIKQHKSVYLMAVGGAAYLVAKAIKKARVVAFEDLGMEAIYEFEVEDMPVTVAVDSNGVNAHQIGPDTWKVKIAEAEKAK; from the coding sequence GCACTTCAGTACATTTCTTATTATCACCCTTTAGACTTTGTCCAAGCCCTAGAAAAAGCGTACGAGAAAGAAGAGAGCCAAGCAGCTAAAGACGCGATCGCTCAGATTCTTATCAACTCGCGTATGTCTGCGGAAGGCCACCGTCCAATTTGTCAGGATACGGGTATTGTTACTTGTTTCGTGAACATCGGTATGGATGTTAGGTGGGAAACAGATCAAACAGTACAAGAGATGGTTGATGAAGGTGTTCGTCAAGCTTACAACAACCCAGATAACCCATTGCGTGCATCTGTCCTAATGGACCCTGCAGGTAAGCGTATTAATACCAAAGACAACACACCAGCGGTTGTTCACATTAATATGGTTCCAGGCAACCAAGTTGAAATTCAAATCGCGGCAAAAGGCGGCGGTTCTGAGAATAAAACCAAGATGGTAATGCTTAACCCTTCCGATGATATTGCTGAGTGGGTAGAGAAGACGCTACCAACAATGGGCGCGGGCTGGTGTCCACCGGGCATGCTCGGCATAGGTATTGGTGGTACGGCGGAGAAAGCCGCGGTACTCGCTAAAGAATCTCTGATGGAGCATATCGATATTCAAGAGCTTATCGACAAAGGCCCAGAGAACGCAGAAGAAGAGCTTCGTTTAGATATCTTCAACCGTGTAAACAAACTGGGTATTGGCGCACAAGGTCTTGGCGGTCTAACGACTGTGGTTGACGTGAAAATCAAAACAGCACCAACGCACGCAGCATCTAAACCTGTTTGCTTGATCCCGAACTGTGCGGCAACGCGTCACGTACACTTCACTCTAGATGGCAGCGGCCCGGCAGAGCTAACACCACCTAAACTAGAAGAGTGGCCAGATATTACTTGGGAAGCAGGCGCAAATACACGCCGTGTTAACCTAGATGAAATTACTAAAGAAGACGTTCAAGAGTGGAAGACCGGCGAAACAGTTCTTCTATCAGGCAAGATCTTAACCGGTCGTGATGCTGCTCATAAGCGTATTCAAGGCATGCTTGAAAGTGGTGAAGGTTTACCAGAAGGTGTCGACCTGAAAGGTAAGTTCATTTACTACGTTGGCCCTGTTGATGCAGTGGGTGATGAAGCGGTAGGTCCTGCTGGCCCGACAACGTCTACTCGTATGGATAAGTTCACCGACATGATGCTAGAAGAAACCGGCATTATGGGCATGATTGGTAAAGCAGAGCGTGGCCCTGCAACCGTTGAATCAATCAAACAACATAAGTCAGTTTACCTAATGGCCGTTGGCGGCGCCGCTTATCTTGTTGCAAAAGCAATTAAGAAAGCACGTGTTGTTGCGTTTGAAGATCTCGGTATGGAAGCGATTTACGAATTTGAAGTTGAAGACATGCCAGTAACGGTTGCGGTTGACTCTAACGGCGTGAACGCGCACCAGATCGGCCCTGACACGTGGAAAGTAAAAATTGCTGAAGCTGAAAAAGCCAAATAA